In Emys orbicularis isolate rEmyOrb1 chromosome 16, rEmyOrb1.hap1, whole genome shotgun sequence, a genomic segment contains:
- the SPRING1 gene encoding SREBP regulating gene protein, which yields MGMVHFVSMVWRRLLRKRWVLGIVFGLSLIYFLTSTFKQEERTVRDRNLLQVQEHEPIVWKVQFSLGNSSQRSNQCRNSVQGKLFITDELGYICERKDVLVNGCCNVNVPSAKLYSCDSCLPNGCCSVYEYCVSCCLQPNKQLLLERFLNRAAIAFQNLFMAVEDHFELCLAKCRTSSQSVQHENTYRDPIAKYCYGEHPPELLPI from the exons ATGGGAATGGTGCACTTTGTGTCAATGGTGTGGCGCAGGCTGCTGCGGAAGCGTTGGGTCCTGGGTATTGTATTTGGACTCTCCCTCATCTATTTCCTTACCAGTACCTTCAAACAG GAAGAGAGGACGGTACGCGATCGGAATCTTCTCCAAGTACAGGAACATGAGCCCATCGTGTGGAAGGTGCAGTTCAGCCTGGGAAATAGCAGTCAGCGGAGTAACCAGTGCAGAAATTCTGTCCAGGGGAAGCTATTCATTACGGATGAGCTGG GCTACATCTGTGAAAGGAAGGACGTGTTGGTGAACGGCTGTTGTAACGTCAACGTGCCTAGTGCAAAGCTCTATAGTTGTGACAGCTGCCTGCCCAACGGTTGTTGCAGCGTGTACGAGTACTGCGTTTCCTGCTGTCTGCAGCCCAACAAG CAACTTCTCCTGGAGCGTTTCCTGAACCGGGCAGCTATCGCTTTCCAGAACCTCTTCATGGCAGTGGAAGATCACTTTGAGTTGTGCTTGGCCAAGTGCAGGACTTCATCACAG AGCGTGCAGCACGAAAACACCTACAGAGACCCCATTGCAAAGTACTGCTATGGCGAGCAtccccctgagctcctgcctatTTGA